The uncultured Devosia sp. sequence AAGCCATTCAGCGCAGCTGGAAAGCCCGTGTAGACCGCCATCTGCACAAGGAGCTCGACGATTTCCTGACGCGTCAGCCCAACATTTAATCCTGCCCCAATATGCATTTTGAGCTGAGGTGCTGCGTTGCCCATGGCCGCGAGCGCGGCAATGGTCGCACTTTCACGGGAACGAAGGTCCAACCCCGGGCGTGAATAGATATCTCCGAACGGTATTCGAATAAATAGGGTGGCAAGCTTAGCTAGTAGTTGGCCGGGCACCAAGATTTTCAGGTGGATCTTCTTAAATTAACCCACTGATTTCATTAGGTGTTCTAC is a genomic window containing:
- a CDS encoding carboxymuconolactone decarboxylase family protein produces the protein MLVPGQLLAKLATLFIRIPFGDIYSRPGLDLRSRESATIAALAAMGNAAPQLKMHIGAGLNVGLTRQEIVELLVQMAVYTGFPAALNGLFAAIELLVAKGGEQV